Proteins encoded by one window of Funiculus sociatus GB2-C1:
- a CDS encoding mechanosensitive ion channel family protein, with translation MWIHPLLSNLNFADISKQVFQIDISKPVIFLLFVLLSLVLGRYTPGIAKLILRRFSPQRVTIIYDNLIEPIKNQFKIAGTLILISFSLTWVEEYKFLYQLIKPFLDLAVILSVAWLLSRLFRQFIRVYGVDLLGKFARDFDELILVIEAIVNVVIGFISILAFAQSQQFNLIGLMTSLGIGGLAVAFAAQKTLEQLLGTIVLYLDRPFVPGDYIRLPSVGNVPGGLFGRVESIGLRSTKIRTAAKSTLYIVPNSTLANLEIENVTMGKKVMVLLNLDFFRLLEDSEKALVEQVISESTNSVFGIDPGSTNITLASNSEKQTTRARVTFFILGSSENSIQLRKHLLELANEKISKELITYGIDFKMQEPTIYVESPVTI, from the coding sequence ATGTGGATTCACCCATTACTATCTAATCTTAATTTTGCCGATATCAGTAAACAGGTTTTTCAGATCGATATTTCCAAGCCAGTCATCTTCTTGCTGTTTGTTCTCTTATCTCTGGTGCTGGGAAGATATACTCCTGGCATTGCCAAATTAATCCTGCGTCGCTTTTCACCTCAGCGAGTAACAATTATTTATGACAATCTAATTGAGCCAATAAAAAATCAGTTTAAAATAGCTGGAACGTTAATTCTTATTTCTTTCTCTCTAACATGGGTGGAAGAATATAAATTTTTATACCAGTTAATCAAGCCTTTTTTAGATTTAGCTGTAATTCTTAGCGTTGCCTGGTTATTATCGCGCCTATTTCGGCAATTTATCCGAGTTTATGGAGTTGATTTACTCGGCAAGTTTGCGCGGGATTTTGATGAACTGATTCTAGTAATTGAGGCTATAGTAAATGTTGTAATTGGCTTCATTTCTATTTTAGCTTTTGCCCAAAGCCAGCAATTTAATTTGATTGGCTTGATGACAAGTTTGGGGATTGGCGGGTTAGCGGTAGCTTTTGCTGCCCAAAAAACCTTGGAACAGCTTTTGGGTACAATTGTGTTGTATTTAGATCGCCCTTTTGTCCCTGGAGATTATATTCGTTTACCTTCGGTTGGCAACGTACCCGGAGGGTTATTTGGTAGGGTAGAGTCGATTGGTTTGCGTTCCACCAAGATTCGCACTGCGGCTAAAAGTACCTTATATATCGTGCCAAATTCCACATTAGCAAATCTGGAAATAGAGAACGTGACAATGGGTAAAAAAGTGATGGTTTTGCTAAACCTTGACTTTTTCCGATTGTTGGAAGATAGCGAAAAGGCACTGGTAGAGCAAGTCATCAGTGAAAGTACAAATTCTGTGTTTGGGATCGATCCAGGTAGTACAAATATTACGTTAGCAAGTAATTCTGAAAAGCAAACAACTAGAGCAAGAGTAACGTTCTTTATCCTGGGTTCAAGTGAAAATTCAATTCAACTGCGGAAGCATTTACTAGAATTAGCAAATGAGAAAATTTCTAAGGAACTAATAACGTATGGAATAGATTTTAAAATGCAGGAACCCACAATTTATGTGGAATCTCCAGTAACTATTTAA
- a CDS encoding mechanosensitive ion channel family protein encodes MHLISPQVAAYQKVVKPYEGLLVGVIGLATLDTTIHLIPGFPQSNLIELPISLSLAIAASWLASRLFKQIFDIYLLDAAINSGHKVNSEILLLVKLLANLSIIFFTIIIFSETHKINIFGLVASLGIGGLAVAFAAQKTLEQILGGIVIYLDRPFVVDDYIGLPDGIFGRVESIGLRSTKIRTSGKGTLIIVPNSSLTQVNIENFTGAKKVMALVYLNFHRTIEKEEQALIRQVILNSTSDIFGIDSRNTDVNFRELNSANDVKTQAQIAFFILGSSDVSMGLRRQLFDIATENITEKLKYYDIAFDIEDPTIYVDSPITI; translated from the coding sequence ATGCACTTAATTTCTCCCCAAGTTGCAGCTTATCAAAAAGTCGTTAAGCCTTACGAGGGTTTATTGGTAGGTGTCATTGGATTAGCTACCCTCGACACTACCATACACTTAATCCCAGGATTTCCTCAGTCGAATTTAATAGAACTCCCAATCAGTTTATCACTAGCGATCGCAGCTAGTTGGTTAGCTTCACGGCTGTTCAAGCAGATTTTTGATATTTATCTTTTAGATGCTGCCATCAACAGCGGGCATAAGGTCAACAGCGAAATACTTCTTCTAGTTAAACTACTAGCGAACTTAAGCATAATCTTTTTTACCATAATCATATTTTCTGAAACTCATAAAATCAATATTTTTGGTTTAGTAGCTTCTTTAGGAATTGGCGGATTAGCAGTTGCTTTTGCTGCCCAAAAAACCTTAGAACAAATATTGGGCGGTATTGTCATTTATTTAGATCGTCCCTTTGTGGTCGATGATTACATTGGCTTACCCGATGGCATCTTTGGCAGAGTTGAGTCAATTGGCTTGCGTTCTACTAAAATTCGCACCTCTGGCAAAGGAACATTGATAATAGTACCCAATAGTTCGCTGACTCAAGTTAATATTGAAAACTTTACCGGAGCCAAAAAAGTAATGGCTCTTGTATACTTAAACTTTCATCGGACAATCGAAAAAGAAGAACAAGCCTTAATTCGGCAAGTTATTCTGAATAGTACCAGCGATATTTTTGGGATAGACTCCCGGAACACAGATGTCAATTTTAGAGAATTGAATAGTGCAAATGACGTAAAAACGCAAGCTCAGATTGCTTTCTTTATTCTGGGTTCTAGCGATGTATCAATGGGACTGCGGCGGCAACTATTCGATATTGCAACTGAAAATATTACAGAAAAATTAAAATATTACGATATTGCCTTCGACATTGAAGACCCAACAATTTATGTGGATTCACCCATTACTATCTAA